One Deltaproteobacteria bacterium DNA window includes the following coding sequences:
- a CDS encoding GNAT family N-acetyltransferase: MPSFFPDHTDLGIGHALVTMRADEVAAVADIMMASEPWAKYGYERRTIEDFLVGTVEAGMARVVTPTDGPREVVGVATVQPGFLGGRYLELLALRAERRGRGLGRRIIEAVCYEMPVHMRDLFVLVADSNAKAIAFYRHLGFRDVGDLPGLIRLGKTERLIWLRFR; encoded by the coding sequence ATGCCGTCGTTTTTCCCCGACCATACCGACTTGGGAATCGGCCACGCGCTCGTGACGATGCGTGCGGACGAAGTGGCCGCCGTCGCCGACATCATGATGGCGTCGGAGCCCTGGGCGAAATACGGCTACGAGCGGCGCACGATCGAGGACTTCCTTGTGGGCACGGTCGAAGCGGGCATGGCGCGCGTCGTGACGCCGACCGACGGGCCGCGCGAGGTCGTCGGCGTGGCGACGGTGCAGCCGGGCTTTCTGGGCGGGCGATATCTGGAACTGCTCGCGCTGCGCGCCGAACGTCGCGGGCGGGGCCTGGGGCGGCGTATCATCGAGGCGGTCTGCTACGAGATGCCCGTCCACATGCGCGACCTGTTCGTGCTCGTCGCGGATTCCAACGCAAAGGCGATCGCATTCTATCGCCACCTCGGTTTTCGCGACGTGGGTGACCTGCCCGGCCTCATCCGCCTCGGCAAAACCGAGCGCCTGATCTGGCTGCGGTTTCGCTGA
- a CDS encoding nitrous oxide-stimulated promoter family protein, with amino-acid sequence MSHANHAPTNSAANSPKLPILVSYRKTPLTARDEQKLATDIGILRAFTHVYCRKLHGAKTDDLCPDCAALLGYSIERRTRCPLDPKPKCKECPVHCYKPALRKKMQDVMRVAGMHFVFRGRVDWLVKYFLAS; translated from the coding sequence ATGAGCCACGCAAATCACGCACCCACAAATTCCGCAGCGAATTCTCCAAAGTTGCCCATCCTCGTGTCCTACCGCAAGACGCCGCTCACCGCCCGTGACGAACAAAAGCTCGCGACCGACATCGGTATTCTCAGGGCATTCACGCATGTGTATTGCCGGAAGCTCCACGGCGCGAAAACGGACGACCTGTGCCCGGACTGCGCGGCGCTGCTCGGGTATTCGATCGAGCGGCGCACGCGCTGTCCCCTCGATCCCAAGCCCAAGTGCAAGGAATGCCCGGTCCACTGCTACAAGCCCGCGTTGCGCAAAAAGATGCAGGACGTCATGCGCGTCGCCGGGATGCACTTCGTCTTTCGCGGACGCGTGGACTGGCTCGTGAAGTACTTCCTCGCGTCGTAG
- a CDS encoding DUF362 domain-containing protein, with protein sequence MTDLRAKIDERLARPRSYRVIVRRCNTAEPDRVREIVNESLAELGIRPRGRVLIKPNVVTANRKYIHDSFTDPKIVAEAIRWAREGGAAEVTVGESSGFGVPSRLFLAEAGYFELARAGARVVDFNTEPTVTVPLRRAMHHKTMKVARSLAEADTMIWMPKLKYHIFCQVTCALKLNIGILTHEERMLYHDDRVDEKVVDVLEMGYPDAVIVDAVTIGTGFESAPRPIPMGAILVADDPVAMDLVACRLLHHEPHQVVHLMQAMERGYGPRQIGDVRVEGDVEIEELRAATAGHESEYQDIQKLKSPIRFYSGVDPVRGRLCHGGCLGAVKGCLGTIDKRRPGSVAKAREGAIVTGVFKGDVDAGDGVAFLIGTCTRVEGTIRARKIRRVGGCPIGAKQLMFTLPFYFKMPNPVFDLRDSVLFVAYSIDKLIRRALRRFTRKAEVTA encoded by the coding sequence TTGACCGACCTGCGCGCGAAGATCGACGAACGGTTGGCGCGACCGCGCTCGTACCGCGTGATCGTGCGGCGGTGCAACACCGCCGAGCCGGACCGCGTGCGCGAGATCGTGAACGAGAGCCTCGCCGAGCTGGGCATCCGGCCGCGCGGGCGCGTGCTCATCAAACCCAACGTCGTCACGGCCAACCGCAAGTACATCCACGATTCGTTCACCGATCCCAAAATCGTGGCCGAGGCGATCCGCTGGGCGCGCGAGGGCGGCGCGGCGGAGGTGACGGTCGGCGAGTCGAGCGGCTTCGGCGTGCCGTCGCGGCTGTTTCTCGCCGAAGCGGGTTACTTCGAGCTTGCGCGGGCCGGCGCGCGCGTGGTGGATTTCAACACCGAGCCCACGGTCACCGTGCCGCTGCGTCGCGCGATGCACCACAAGACCATGAAGGTCGCGCGGAGCCTCGCCGAGGCCGACACGATGATCTGGATGCCCAAGCTCAAGTACCACATCTTCTGCCAGGTCACGTGCGCGCTGAAGCTCAACATCGGCATTCTCACGCACGAAGAGCGCATGCTCTACCACGACGATCGCGTGGACGAAAAAGTCGTGGACGTGCTGGAGATGGGCTACCCCGACGCGGTGATCGTGGACGCGGTGACGATCGGCACGGGGTTCGAGTCCGCGCCGAGACCGATTCCCATGGGCGCGATCCTCGTCGCGGACGATCCCGTCGCGATGGACCTTGTCGCCTGCCGCCTGCTGCATCACGAGCCGCACCAGGTGGTGCACCTGATGCAGGCGATGGAGCGCGGCTACGGCCCACGGCAGATCGGCGACGTGCGCGTCGAGGGCGACGTCGAGATCGAGGAACTGCGCGCGGCGACGGCGGGCCACGAAAGCGAGTACCAGGACATCCAGAAACTCAAGTCGCCCATCCGGTTTTATTCGGGCGTCGATCCCGTGCGCGGGCGGTTGTGCCACGGCGGATGCCTGGGCGCGGTGAAGGGGTGCCTTGGTACCATCGACAAGCGGCGGCCCGGCTCGGTGGCGAAGGCGCGCGAGGGCGCGATCGTGACGGGTGTCTTCAAGGGCGATGTGGACGCGGGGGACGGCGTGGCGTTTCTCATCGGCACGTGCACGCGCGTCGAGGGCACGATCCGCGCGAGAAAGATCCGGCGCGTCGGCGGCTGCCCCATCGGTGCGAAGCAGCTCATGTTCACGCTGCCGTTCTATTTCAAAATGCCGAACCCGGTCTTCGACCTGCGCGATTCGGTGCTCTTCGTCGCATATTCCATCGACAAGCTCATTCGTCGGGCGCTGCGGCGTTTCACGCGCAAGGCTGAGGTGACGGCGTAG